From the genome of Streptomyces sp. NBC_01317, one region includes:
- a CDS encoding CDP-alcohol phosphatidyltransferase family protein, with protein MEVQETRVQTDRVLTIPNVLSMARLVGVPVFLWLILRPEFGGPNSDGWALLVLALSGVSDYLDGKLARRWNQISSLGRLLDPAADRLYILSTLVGLTWREILPLWLTAALLARELMLLVMVGILRRHGYPPPQVNFLGKAATFNLMYAFPLLLLSDRSGWLASLAEVFGWAFAGWGTTLYWWAGILYVVQVRRLVRADTVAD; from the coding sequence GTGGAGGTCCAGGAGACCCGCGTTCAGACCGACCGGGTGCTCACCATCCCCAACGTCCTCAGCATGGCCCGCCTCGTCGGTGTGCCGGTCTTCCTGTGGCTGATTCTCCGCCCCGAGTTCGGCGGACCGAACAGCGACGGCTGGGCCCTGCTGGTGCTGGCCCTCAGCGGCGTCAGCGACTATCTCGACGGCAAGCTGGCCCGCCGGTGGAACCAGATCAGCAGCCTGGGACGGCTCCTGGACCCCGCCGCGGACCGGCTCTACATCCTTTCCACCCTGGTTGGCCTCACCTGGCGCGAGATCCTGCCGCTCTGGCTGACAGCGGCGCTTTTGGCCCGTGAGCTGATGCTTCTGGTGATGGTGGGAATCCTCAGGAGGCACGGCTATCCGCCTCCCCAGGTGAACTTTCTCGGGAAGGCGGCTACCTTCAACTTGATGTACGCCTTCCCGCTCCTGTTGCTGAGCGACCGGAGCGGTTGGCTTGCCTCGCTCGCCGAAGTTTTCGGATGGGCGTTCGCCGGATGGGGTACAACTCTGTATTGGTGGGCAGGGATCCTGTATGTGGTCCAGGTCCGCCGGCTCGTCCGGGCGGACACAGTGGCCGATTGA
- a CDS encoding mannose-1-phosphate guanyltransferase encodes MKAVVMAGGEGTRLRPMTSSMPKPLLPVVNRPIMEHVLRLLKRHGLSETVVTVQFLASLVKNYFGDGEELGMELTYANEEKPLGTAGSVKNAEEALKDDAFLVISGDALTDFDLTDLIAFHKEKGALVTVCLTRVPNPLEFGITIVDEEGKVERFLEKPTWGQVFSDTVNTGIYVMEPEVFNYVEADVSVDWSGDVFPQLMKEGKPIYGYIAEGYWEDVGTHESYVKAQADVLEGKVDVDIDGFEISPGVWVAEGAEVHPDAVLRGPLYIGDYAKVEADVELREHTVLGSNVVVKTGAFLHRAVVHDNVYIGQHSNLRGCVVGKNTDIMRAARIEDGAVIGDECLVGEESIIQGNVRVYPFKTIEAGAFVNTSVIWESRGQANLFGARGVSGILNVEITPELAVRLAGAYATTLKKGSTVTTARDHSRGARALKRAVISSLQSSAIDVRDLENVPLPVARQQTARGSAGGIMIRTSPGVPDSVDIMFFDERGADLSQAGQRKLDRIYARQEYRRAFPGEIGDLHFPASVFDSYTGSLLRNVDTTGIAEAGLKVVVDASNGSAGLVLPSLLGRLGVDALTINPGLDESRPTETAESRRSGLVRLGEIVASARAAFGVRFDPVGERLSLVDERGRIIEDDRALLVLLDLVAAERRSGRVALPVTTTRIAEQVAAYHGTQVEWTTTSPDDLTRVGREETTIFGGDGRGAFIVPEFSSVLDGTAAFVRLIGLVARTQLTLSQIDARIPRAHVLRRDLATPWAVKGLVMRSVVEAAGDRQVDTTDGVRVVETDGRWVMVLPDPSEAVTHLWAEGPDDASAQALLDEWSSVVDGAGH; translated from the coding sequence ATGAAGGCCGTCGTGATGGCCGGTGGCGAAGGAACTCGACTTCGCCCCATGACCTCAAGCATGCCCAAGCCGCTCCTGCCGGTGGTGAACCGGCCGATCATGGAGCACGTGCTTCGCCTGCTCAAGCGCCATGGGCTCAGCGAGACCGTCGTGACCGTGCAGTTTCTCGCCTCTCTCGTCAAGAACTATTTCGGCGACGGCGAAGAGCTCGGCATGGAACTCACCTACGCCAACGAGGAGAAGCCACTGGGAACGGCGGGAAGCGTCAAGAATGCCGAAGAGGCACTCAAGGACGACGCCTTCCTTGTCATTTCCGGTGACGCCCTCACCGACTTCGACCTGACCGACCTCATCGCTTTCCACAAGGAAAAGGGCGCACTGGTGACGGTGTGCCTGACCCGTGTGCCGAATCCTCTGGAATTCGGTATCACGATCGTGGACGAGGAAGGAAAGGTCGAGCGGTTCCTGGAGAAGCCCACCTGGGGACAGGTCTTCTCCGACACCGTGAACACGGGCATCTATGTGATGGAGCCCGAGGTCTTCAACTACGTCGAGGCCGATGTCTCGGTCGACTGGTCCGGGGACGTCTTCCCTCAGCTCATGAAGGAAGGCAAGCCCATCTACGGCTATATCGCCGAGGGCTACTGGGAAGACGTCGGCACGCACGAAAGCTATGTGAAGGCCCAGGCCGACGTCCTCGAAGGCAAGGTCGACGTCGACATCGACGGTTTCGAGATCTCTCCCGGCGTATGGGTGGCCGAGGGCGCCGAGGTGCACCCCGACGCGGTGCTGCGCGGGCCGCTGTACATCGGTGACTACGCCAAGGTCGAAGCCGACGTGGAGTTGCGCGAGCACACCGTCCTCGGGTCCAACGTGGTCGTGAAGACCGGCGCGTTCCTCCACAGAGCCGTCGTCCACGACAACGTCTACATCGGCCAGCACAGCAATCTCCGCGGCTGTGTGGTCGGCAAGAACACCGACATCATGCGGGCCGCGCGGATCGAGGACGGCGCGGTCATCGGCGACGAATGCCTCGTCGGCGAAGAATCGATCATCCAGGGCAACGTACGGGTCTACCCGTTCAAGACCATCGAGGCCGGCGCGTTTGTCAACACGTCGGTGATCTGGGAGTCCCGAGGACAGGCGAATCTCTTCGGCGCCCGCGGTGTCTCCGGGATCCTGAACGTCGAGATCACGCCGGAGCTGGCCGTACGGCTGGCGGGGGCGTACGCGACGACCCTGAAGAAGGGGTCCACCGTCACCACGGCCCGTGACCACTCGCGTGGTGCGCGCGCGCTGAAGCGGGCCGTGATCTCGTCGCTCCAGTCCAGCGCCATCGACGTACGCGACCTGGAGAACGTACCGCTGCCCGTCGCCCGGCAGCAGACCGCCAGGGGCAGCGCCGGCGGCATCATGATCCGTACGTCCCCGGGGGTCCCCGACTCCGTGGACATCATGTTCTTCGACGAGCGGGGCGCCGACCTCTCCCAGGCCGGCCAGCGCAAGCTGGACCGCATCTACGCCCGGCAGGAGTACCGCCGCGCGTTCCCGGGAGAGATCGGGGACCTGCACTTCCCTGCCAGTGTCTTCGACTCGTACACGGGCTCCCTGCTCCGCAACGTCGACACGACGGGCATCGCGGAGGCCGGGCTCAAGGTCGTGGTCGACGCGTCCAACGGAAGCGCCGGCCTTGTCCTGCCCAGCCTGCTCGGACGGCTCGGTGTCGACGCGCTGACCATCAACCCGGGGCTCGACGAGTCGCGGCCGACGGAGACGGCCGAATCCCGCCGTTCCGGGCTGGTCAGGCTCGGCGAGATCGTGGCGTCCGCGCGTGCCGCGTTCGGTGTGCGGTTCGACCCGGTCGGCGAGCGGCTGTCGCTGGTCGACGAGCGGGGCCGGATCATCGAGGACGACCGGGCCCTGCTGGTGCTGCTCGACCTGGTCGCCGCGGAGCGCCGCAGCGGCCGGGTGGCGCTGCCGGTGACGACCACCAGGATCGCCGAGCAGGTCGCGGCGTACCACGGCACGCAGGTGGAGTGGACGACCACCTCGCCGGACGACCTGACCCGGGTCGGCCGGGAGGAGACCACGATCTTCGGCGGTGACGGGCGTGGTGCCTTCATCGTGCCGGAGTTCAGCAGTGTCCTGGACGGTACGGCGGCGTTCGTGCGCCTCATCGGTCTGGTGGCGCGTACGCAGCTGACCCTGAGCCAGATCGACGCCCGCATACCGCGAGCCCATGTGCTGCGCCGCGATCTGGCGACCCCCTGGGCCGTCAAGGGACTCGTGATGCGCAGCGTCGTGGAGGCGGCCGGAGACCGGCAGGTGGACACGACGGACGGGGTCCGGGTCGTGGAGACCGACGGGCGCTGGGTGATGGTCCTGCCCGACCCGTCCGAGGCCGTGACCCATCTGTGGGCGGAGGGACCCGACGACGCGTCGGCCCAGGCCCTGCTCGACGAGTGGTCGTCGGTGGTGGACGGCGCGGGTCACTAG
- a CDS encoding DUF881 domain-containing protein codes for MSQQSPIRSTGTPRARPDASMSLLNNVMDHGLDEGYAEAAARRDAEGGELPRTLKARLWLAAGLVLAALVVTVGAAQARISAPVVAKEREELIDRIHDETSAADALERDVEKLRDEVGERQRAALRRPSGAHAELVDLLSGATAVQGQGLRLVVDDAKDSEQGGGGGPRESASFADTGRVRDRDMQRVVNGLWESGAEAIAINDQRLTSLSAIRAAGDAILVDNRPLVPPYTVLAVGDGKKLSTAFQDSADGQYLHALQENFDIRTSISVRGEVRLPAAPSLIVRTAKPKAAAPGKGNGQDAADTGKGTS; via the coding sequence ATGTCGCAGCAGTCCCCCATTCGGAGCACCGGCACGCCACGCGCGCGTCCCGATGCGTCCATGTCGCTGCTGAACAACGTGATGGACCACGGCCTCGACGAGGGGTACGCGGAAGCGGCGGCCCGCAGGGACGCCGAGGGCGGTGAACTGCCCCGTACCCTCAAGGCCAGACTGTGGCTCGCGGCGGGCCTGGTGCTGGCCGCGCTGGTGGTCACCGTGGGCGCGGCCCAGGCGCGGATCTCCGCCCCCGTGGTGGCCAAGGAGCGCGAAGAGCTCATCGACCGTATCCACGACGAGACTTCGGCGGCGGACGCGCTGGAGCGTGACGTCGAGAAGCTCCGTGACGAGGTCGGCGAGCGGCAGCGGGCCGCGCTGCGCCGGCCGAGCGGTGCCCATGCCGAGCTGGTCGATCTGCTGTCCGGCGCGACCGCCGTCCAAGGACAGGGCCTGAGGCTGGTCGTGGACGACGCGAAGGACAGCGAGCAGGGGGGTGGCGGCGGGCCCCGGGAGAGCGCCAGTTTCGCCGACACGGGGCGGGTACGGGACCGGGACATGCAGCGGGTCGTCAACGGCCTCTGGGAGTCCGGCGCGGAGGCCATCGCCATCAACGACCAGCGCCTGACATCCCTTTCGGCGATCAGGGCCGCGGGTGACGCCATACTGGTCGACAACAGGCCGCTGGTGCCCCCGTACACCGTGCTCGCCGTGGGCGACGGGAAGAAGTTGAGCACCGCGTTCCAGGACAGCGCCGACGGGCAGTATCTGCACGCGCTCCAGGAGAACTTCGACATCAGGACGAGCATCTCGGTCCGGGGCGAGGTGCGTCTCCCCGCCGCGCCGAGCCTGATCGTACGTACAGCAAAGCCGAAGGCCGCCGCCCCCGGGAAGGGCAACGGGCAGGACGCGGCCGACACAGGGAAGGGCACATCGTGA
- a CDS encoding small basic family protein, which produces MIAVLGLVVGVVVGLLVRPEVPAVVEPYLPIAVVAALDAVFGGLRAMLDGIFVDKVFVVSFLSNVVVAALIVFLGDKLGVGAQLSTGVVVVFGIRIFSNAAAIRRHVFRA; this is translated from the coding sequence GTGATCGCCGTACTGGGCCTCGTCGTGGGAGTCGTGGTCGGACTGTTGGTCCGGCCCGAAGTGCCGGCGGTGGTCGAGCCCTATCTGCCGATCGCCGTGGTGGCGGCCCTGGACGCGGTCTTCGGCGGCCTGCGGGCCATGCTCGACGGGATCTTCGTGGACAAGGTCTTCGTCGTCTCCTTCCTCTCGAACGTCGTGGTGGCCGCGCTGATCGTGTTCCTCGGCGACAAGCTCGGTGTGGGCGCCCAGTTGTCGACCGGTGTGGTCGTGGTCTTCGGCATCCGGATCTTCTCCAACGCCGCCGCGATCCGCCGGCACGTCTTCCGGGCGTGA
- a CDS encoding DUF881 domain-containing protein, producing MSDQGGTDREPRRLTGRQRLAAGLWPPRVTRAQLIVAVLLFGLGLGLAIQVRSNNDDSALRGARQEDLVRILDELDDRTQRLEDEKQSLDDQRTELETSSDQAEEARKQTREKEQQLGILAGTVAAEGPGITLTVADGSDTVEPDMLLDTIQELRAAGAEAIQINDVRVVANTYFSGTGGDIQVDGKRVTAPYRFKVIGKPQDLEPALNIPGGVVQTLEKEQATATVARAEKIIVNALRPARRPDYAQSSAQ from the coding sequence ATGAGCGACCAGGGAGGGACAGACAGGGAGCCCCGGCGGCTCACCGGCCGTCAGCGGCTCGCGGCGGGGCTATGGCCGCCCCGGGTGACCCGCGCCCAACTCATCGTGGCCGTGCTGCTGTTCGGGCTCGGTCTGGGGCTCGCCATCCAGGTGCGGTCGAACAACGACGACAGCGCGCTGCGCGGGGCCCGGCAGGAGGACCTGGTGCGGATCCTCGACGAACTGGACGACCGTACCCAGCGGCTGGAGGACGAGAAGCAGAGCCTCGACGACCAGCGCACCGAGCTGGAGACCAGCTCGGACCAGGCCGAGGAGGCCCGCAAGCAGACGCGGGAGAAGGAACAGCAGCTCGGCATCCTGGCCGGCACCGTCGCCGCCGAGGGGCCCGGGATCACGCTGACCGTCGCCGACGGCAGCGACACCGTCGAACCCGACATGCTGCTCGACACGATCCAGGAGCTGCGGGCCGCGGGCGCGGAGGCGATCCAGATCAATGACGTCCGGGTGGTTGCGAACACCTACTTCTCGGGTACGGGAGGTGACATCCAGGTGGACGGGAAGCGGGTCACCGCGCCGTACCGTTTCAAGGTCATCGGCAAGCCCCAGGACCTGGAGCCCGCCCTCAACATCCCGGGCGGGGTGGTGCAGACACTGGAGAAGGAGCAGGCCACGGCCACGGTGGCCCGGGCTGAGAAGATCATTGTCAATGCCTTGCGACCGGCGCGGCGCCCTGACTACGCTCAGTCGTCGGCGCAGTGA
- a CDS encoding FHA domain-containing protein, translating into MKLFGKLFGKSAREDGGGSRHRAARHGGSEEPSGDRPLFRDQVGDGAAGGASSVDPAGQGRIGFGEPSTSSTGGGSALPVCTRCGHRNAEASRFCSNCGAPLRAGAPAERASETTSTISISGLEAYESEVTGQTAVPSLSPEAQAAVDALPLGSALLVVRRGPNSGSRFLLDSELTTAGRHPQSDIFLDDVTVSRRHVDFRRGADGRFTVSDVGSLNGTYVNRERIDSVLLSNGDEVQIGKYRLVFYASQRGV; encoded by the coding sequence GTGAAGTTGTTTGGGAAGTTGTTCGGCAAGAGCGCACGCGAGGACGGCGGGGGTTCCCGTCACCGTGCGGCGCGGCACGGCGGGAGCGAGGAGCCGAGCGGCGACCGCCCGCTCTTCCGTGACCAGGTGGGTGACGGTGCCGCAGGTGGCGCGTCGTCTGTTGACCCCGCCGGTCAGGGCCGCATAGGTTTCGGTGAACCATCAACCTCAAGTACGGGTGGAGGGTCTGCCTTGCCGGTCTGTACGAGGTGTGGCCACCGCAACGCGGAGGCCAGTCGGTTCTGCTCCAACTGCGGAGCGCCGCTGCGGGCCGGGGCGCCCGCCGAGCGTGCTTCGGAGACGACCTCCACCATCTCCATCTCCGGCCTTGAGGCGTACGAGTCGGAGGTCACGGGCCAGACGGCCGTGCCGTCCCTCTCCCCGGAGGCCCAGGCCGCCGTGGACGCCCTCCCGCTGGGTTCGGCGCTCCTCGTGGTGCGCAGGGGGCCCAACTCGGGCAGCCGCTTCCTCCTGGACAGCGAGCTGACGACGGCCGGCCGCCACCCGCAGAGCGACATCTTCCTCGACGACGTGACCGTCTCCCGCCGCCATGTGGACTTCCGCAGGGGTGCCGACGGCCGCTTCACCGTCTCGGACGTGGGCAGCCTGAACGGCACGTACGTCAATCGTGAGCGGATCGACTCGGTCCTGCTGTCGAACGGCGACGAGGTTCAGATCGGCAAGTACCGGCTGGTCTTCTACGCGAGCCAGCGGGGCGTGTGA
- the ftsR gene encoding transcriptional regulator FtsR, with amino-acid sequence MLRTPTGGAGHGTAPSGDTLLSIGAVLGRLRVEFPEVTMSKIRFLEAEGLVEPRRTSSGYRKFGPQDVERLTQVLRMQRDHYLPLKAIREHLDALGRGERVPLPSQQRQRRAGADTGPAPRTAARIGREELLAASGADASALDEWESYGLITPMPDGGYDAESVTVAKLVADLGRFGLEPRHLRIMRAAAQREAGMVEQVVAPLRRHRNPQTRAHAEATTRELATLSVKLHAALFRTALGAHPY; translated from the coding sequence ATGCTGCGAACACCCACGGGCGGTGCCGGTCACGGCACCGCCCCCTCGGGCGACACTCTGCTGAGCATCGGTGCGGTGCTCGGCCGGCTGCGGGTCGAGTTCCCCGAGGTCACCATGTCCAAGATCCGTTTCCTGGAGGCGGAGGGCCTGGTCGAGCCGCGGCGCACCTCGTCGGGGTACCGGAAGTTCGGGCCCCAGGACGTGGAGCGGCTGACCCAGGTGCTGCGGATGCAGCGGGACCACTACCTCCCGCTGAAAGCCATCCGGGAGCATCTCGACGCCCTCGGCCGGGGCGAGCGCGTCCCCCTGCCGTCCCAGCAGCGCCAGCGGCGGGCCGGGGCGGACACCGGGCCCGCGCCGCGGACCGCCGCCAGGATCGGGCGTGAGGAGCTGCTGGCCGCCTCCGGGGCCGACGCGAGCGCGCTGGACGAGTGGGAGTCGTACGGCCTCATCACTCCGATGCCGGACGGCGGGTACGACGCCGAGTCCGTGACCGTGGCGAAACTGGTCGCGGATCTCGGAAGATTCGGCCTGGAACCACGTCATCTGCGGATCATGAGAGCGGCGGCCCAGCGCGAGGCGGGGATGGTCGAGCAGGTCGTCGCACCGCTGCGCCGGCACCGTAACCCGCAGACCAGAGCCCATGCGGAGGCCACCACGAGGGAGCTGGCGACCCTCTCGGTGAAGCTGCACGCGGCACTGTTCCGGACGGCTCTCGGAGCACATCCGTACTGA
- a CDS encoding bifunctional nuclease family protein has protein sequence MNELDVVGVRVEMPSNQPIVLLREVGGDRYLPIWIGPGEATAIAFAQQGMTPARPLTHDLFKDVLEAVGQELTEVRITDLREGVFYAELVFASGVEVSARPSDAIALALRTGTPIYGSDGVLDDAGIAIPDEQEDEVEKFREFLDQISPEDFGTNSQ, from the coding sequence GTGAACGAGCTCGACGTTGTGGGTGTCCGGGTGGAAATGCCCTCCAACCAACCGATCGTGCTCCTGCGTGAAGTGGGAGGCGATCGGTACCTTCCCATCTGGATCGGGCCGGGGGAGGCCACCGCCATCGCCTTCGCCCAGCAGGGCATGACGCCTGCCAGGCCGCTGACCCATGACCTTTTCAAGGATGTCCTTGAGGCCGTGGGCCAGGAACTGACCGAGGTCCGCATCACGGATCTCAGGGAAGGTGTCTTCTACGCGGAGCTGGTCTTCGCCAGCGGGGTCGAGGTGAGCGCCAGGCCGTCCGACGCCATAGCGCTCGCGCTGCGCACCGGCACGCCGATCTACGGCAGTGACGGCGTCCTGGACGACGCGGGGATCGCCATCCCGGACGAGCAGGAGGACGAGGTGGAGAAGTTCCGCGAGTTCCTCGACCAGATCTCTCCCGAGGACTTCGGGACCAACAGCCAGTGA
- a CDS encoding MerR family transcriptional regulator, with protein MRSSGDGTAVGGAFPLRSEAADPGTETVGYRGPTACAAAGITYRQLDYWARTGLVEPSVRAAYGSGAQRLYSFRDVVVLKIVKRFLDTGVALQNIRAAVRHLRTRGVQDLERMTLMSDGATVYECSSPDEVVTLLQGGQGIFGIAVGVVWRDVEAALSQLHGERIDTGETLVGNNPADELARRRRDRAV; from the coding sequence GTGAGAAGCAGCGGCGACGGTACGGCGGTGGGCGGGGCGTTCCCGCTGCGGAGCGAGGCGGCCGACCCCGGTACCGAGACGGTCGGGTACCGAGGACCGACCGCGTGTGCCGCGGCGGGGATCACGTACCGCCAGTTGGACTACTGGGCGCGTACGGGGCTCGTGGAGCCCAGCGTGCGCGCGGCGTACGGCTCCGGGGCGCAGCGGCTCTACAGCTTCCGTGACGTGGTCGTCCTCAAGATCGTGAAGCGGTTCCTGGACACCGGGGTCGCTCTCCAGAACATCAGGGCGGCCGTGCGGCACCTGCGGACCCGGGGCGTCCAGGATCTTGAGCGGATGACGCTGATGAGCGACGGGGCGACGGTCTACGAGTGCTCGTCGCCGGACGAGGTCGTCACGCTGCTCCAGGGCGGTCAGGGGATCTTCGGGATCGCGGTCGGGGTGGTGTGGCGGGACGTCGAGGCCGCCCTGTCCCAGCTGCACGGGGAGCGGATCGACACGGGCGAGACGCTGGTGGGGAACAACCCCGCCGACGAACTGGCCAGGCGGCGCAGGGACCGCGCGGTCTGA
- a CDS encoding DNA polymerase IV: MRAAPTVLHLDMDAFFAAAEQAAKPSLRGKPVVVGGLGPRGVVSTASYEARRYGVHSAMPMAQARRLAPNAAYLVPRFTVYRAISEQVMELLGRLSPLVEPLSLDEAFVDLEAGGSAHDTASARAAGERLRRDIRATTGLTGSVGLAGSKMLAKIASEQAKPDGLVIVEPGTERALLGPMTVRTLPGVGPATGEHLRRAGMTTVADLAEAGEDELVRLLGKSHGASLFRMAGGHDDRPVVAERETKSVSVEDTFDVDLHDRVRVRSEVDRLADRCVQRLRAAGHSGRTVVLKVRRYDFSTLTRSETLRGPTDDPGVVREAAGRLLESVDTTGGVRLLGVGVSGLADYTQEDLFAQAAADRLAADRAVEAAAQVAVPPVAPEEGSEKGPEKAGEERAGPSRALGAAEGHAAPTGGVPAAQEASETADLPAERRFPAGHDVHHAVFGAGWVQGSGLRRVTVRFEEPWSAPGRVRTFWVDDPELELSDPLPLTGGPAQDGAEATRRGPEPAGDGPGPPERDQSSWPATRPKSRSASRSDSEAGRSGGPGSGRARP, translated from the coding sequence GTGAGAGCCGCCCCGACCGTCCTGCATCTGGACATGGATGCCTTCTTCGCCGCCGCCGAGCAGGCGGCGAAGCCGAGTCTGCGCGGAAAGCCCGTGGTGGTCGGCGGCCTCGGACCGCGTGGGGTGGTCTCCACGGCCTCCTACGAGGCGCGGCGGTACGGGGTGCACTCGGCGATGCCGATGGCGCAGGCCAGACGGCTCGCGCCGAACGCCGCGTACCTCGTCCCGCGCTTCACCGTCTACCGGGCGATCAGCGAGCAGGTGATGGAGCTGCTGGGCCGGCTGTCGCCGCTGGTGGAACCCCTGAGCCTGGACGAGGCGTTCGTGGACCTGGAGGCGGGCGGCTCGGCCCACGACACGGCCTCCGCGCGGGCCGCCGGGGAGCGGCTGCGCCGGGACATCCGCGCGACCACGGGGCTCACCGGGTCGGTGGGGCTCGCGGGGTCCAAGATGCTGGCGAAGATCGCCTCCGAGCAGGCCAAGCCGGACGGCCTCGTCATCGTCGAGCCGGGGACCGAGCGCGCGCTCCTGGGGCCGATGACCGTACGGACCCTGCCCGGGGTCGGTCCCGCGACGGGGGAGCACCTGCGGCGGGCCGGGATGACCACCGTGGCCGATCTGGCGGAGGCCGGCGAGGACGAGCTCGTACGGCTGCTGGGGAAGTCGCACGGGGCGTCGCTGTTCCGGATGGCGGGCGGCCACGACGACCGGCCCGTGGTGGCCGAGCGGGAGACCAAGTCCGTCTCCGTGGAGGACACCTTCGACGTCGATCTGCACGACCGGGTGCGGGTGCGGTCGGAGGTGGACCGGCTGGCGGACCGGTGTGTCCAGCGGCTGCGGGCGGCCGGGCACTCGGGGCGGACGGTCGTGCTCAAGGTCCGGCGCTACGACTTCTCCACGCTGACCCGCTCGGAGACGCTGCGCGGGCCGACGGACGACCCGGGTGTGGTGCGGGAGGCGGCGGGGCGGCTGCTGGAGTCGGTGGACACCACGGGCGGGGTACGGCTGCTGGGGGTGGGGGTCAGCGGACTCGCGGACTACACGCAGGAGGACCTGTTCGCGCAGGCGGCCGCGGACCGGTTGGCGGCGGACCGGGCGGTGGAGGCGGCGGCCCAGGTCGCAGTACCCCCGGTGGCGCCCGAGGAGGGCTCCGAGAAAGGCCCTGAGAAGGCCGGGGAGGAGCGGGCCGGCCCTTCCCGGGCACTCGGGGCGGCGGAGGGGCACGCGGCGCCCACCGGGGGCGTACCGGCCGCTCAGGAGGCGTCGGAGACAGCGGACCTGCCCGCGGAGCGGCGCTTTCCCGCCGGGCACGACGTGCACCACGCCGTGTTCGGCGCGGGCTGGGTGCAGGGCAGCGGGCTGCGCCGGGTCACCGTACGGTTCGAGGAGCCGTGGTCCGCGCCGGGGCGGGTGCGGACCTTCTGGGTGGACGATCCAGAGCTGGAGCTGTCGGACCCGCTGCCCCTGACCGGAGGACCGGCCCAGGACGGGGCGGAGGCGACCCGGCGGGGGCCGGAGCCCGCCGGGGACGGGCCGGGGCCGCCGGAACGGGATCAGTCGTCCTGGCCGGCGACCCGTCCGAAGTCACGCTCGGCGTCCCGGTCGGACAGCGAGGCGGGGCGCTCGGGCGGGCCCGGTTCCGGCAGGGCGAGGCCGTAG
- a CDS encoding PRC-barrel domain-containing protein, translating into MENDIDPRSLIGRKAFDRDGHKIGTVDEVYLDDATGVPEWAAVRTGIFSRDAFVPLAPSTLEEETLRIPFERSLIKDAPDFGVGRHLSPEQELQLYRHYGLALPEPGPPERPASLSDRDAERDFGRVAGQDD; encoded by the coding sequence GTGGAGAACGACATCGATCCGCGCAGCCTGATCGGCCGCAAGGCGTTCGACCGCGACGGCCACAAGATCGGCACGGTGGACGAGGTGTATCTGGACGACGCCACGGGGGTGCCCGAGTGGGCGGCCGTCCGCACCGGGATCTTCAGCCGTGACGCGTTTGTCCCCCTCGCGCCCAGCACGCTGGAGGAGGAGACGCTCCGGATCCCCTTCGAGCGCTCGCTCATCAAGGACGCGCCCGACTTCGGTGTCGGCAGGCACCTCTCACCCGAACAGGAACTCCAGCTCTACCGCCACTACGGCCTCGCCCTGCCGGAACCGGGCCCGCCCGAGCGCCCCGCCTCGCTGTCCGACCGGGACGCCGAGCGTGACTTCGGACGGGTCGCCGGCCAGGACGACTGA